The genomic window CGGGTGGCCACCATGGCTACCACTGCGAAAACCAGAATCACCGCCCTGTCAAAAGCCGCCAGGGCCAAAACCCAGAGCCTCACGCGACGCATCGGCACCAAATCCATGCGTGCGCTGCGATCAGTCAAGGGAGGACTGGGCAAATTCCCGAAAAACCGTCCAGCCACGGCACTTCTGCTGGGCGGCGGTGCCGCCTTCACCGCCTTCCAGGCCATCAAACAGGGCGGTGCCAGAGGACTCTGGAATGCTGTTAAGGGTAAGGCGTCCGAAGCCTGGAAGTGGGCGACATCCACCGAGGGTAAGGCCACGCTGGCCCGCCTGGCCGTCACGGTCGGCGTCACGGTCGGCGCGGCAGCGCTGACTGGCCTGACCGGCGGGCTCGCCGCGCCGCTGCTAATCATGGCGGCAGGCAGCGTCGCCGGGGGCGCACTGGGTCGCCTGACGCAGAACGCCGTCCTGCGCACCGATGACAAATACAAGGCAAAGTTGCCGCTGATGCACGGCGTTCTCGATCCCAAAACCATGGCCCTTGACGGTGCACTGGGCCTCGTCATGGGACCAGGCGGCGCGCTCGCCGGTGGCATCGTCAAAGGGGCCGCCGGAAACCTGGGCCGGTACGCCCTGAAGCCCATAGGACAGGGACTCGTGCAGGGCGCGCGGCGCGTCCTCGGTGGACGAATCGCGGTTAATTCTGGTTCACGTGCAGCCTTGGGCAATACCTCGCGGTTAGGGCAGCGCGACCTGATGAATCGTCTCACTCTGGTGTGGAAGGACATGAAGCAGTACAACGCCAAGCTGGCCAGAGAAACTTGGACGGACATGCAGCAGAGTCTGTACGGCAGTGCCGGTGTGGCTGGTCGGGCGACCAAGGACATCAGGTCACTGTTGGGGGGCCGGAAGGCGTTGAGAACCCGGCAGTTTGCCGTTGCACGGGACCGAATTTCTGCCATGGATGACCGTGAGGTCCTGACGCTGGCCGCGCAGCTGAAACTCCCCACGCAGTTTAGTCTGAACAAGCTGCGAGAACTGGTGGTGCAGGGGCTTGTGAAAACCAATCACCGACTGGTGGCGCGTCCCATCGCCAGGGAAGCCCGTAAAGCGGCGCTGGGCGCTTCCAGGAGGGACCTGACGCGGGCCGCTTTTGGTGCGCCCAGGCAGCGCGGTGAGTCCCTGTCCCGCCGACTCCTGAGAGGAACAGGAAACCTGTTGACAGCCGGCCCTCGCGCCACCTACCGCACGATCCTGGAGAAGGACGCTGGCTGGAGCAAGGCCATCAGCCAGGGCGTCGGTACGGGTCACCTGCTCAGCTCGGTAAGCAATGAGGCCGCCAAAGGCGCGGCGCTGGCGGCCAAGACCGAAGCGATCAAACCTGACGGCGAACAGCAACCTGTTAATGGCCTGAAATTGCTGACCGACGCAGTTCTGAACTCATTAGGCTTCAACCCCGACTACCTGAGCGAAAAAGCGTTGGGGGCAGGTATGACCGACGCCGCCAAAGCGACCAATGCGGGGGTCGGGGCTGGCGGCATGAATGATCCCGTACAGCTTGAAG from Deinococcus radiotolerans includes these protein-coding regions:
- a CDS encoding eCIS core domain-containing protein gives rise to the protein MAQEQAALNFDIHMALQRQLVELDAEATQPVLQRIQARRGAGNPLPEAVQRHLEQGLNHDLSRVRIHDDAEADRLAKGVNALAFTTGTDIFFQAGRFNPNTQTGLELLAHEVTHTVQQSQGRVGRGIDPDASLETEARAMGARLAQSGPQFGTKHTPRPRAPLTTAPAASTVQRWGLGDLKKLTATATTHVRGAVQNIQKAAQQRVQKTVARVKKAATPVLKAARQSVTQTLRNAQQLRSQVSARIAKAGQTAREYGRQTLQKVKAKASAAAQQAQQQAAQLRVRAHQLAVRAATAVAHTKQTLQHKAHGLAGTLRQAASTTAAHLRDRAKAAAQTFKTTANRIVNSVKTHAQRTRARAQAIRQSVQKRVATMATTAKTRITALSKAARAKTQSLTRRIGTKSMRALRSVKGGLGKFPKNRPATALLLGGGAAFTAFQAIKQGGARGLWNAVKGKASEAWKWATSTEGKATLARLAVTVGVTVGAAALTGLTGGLAAPLLIMAAGSVAGGALGRLTQNAVLRTDDKYKAKLPLMHGVLDPKTMALDGALGLVMGPGGALAGGIVKGAAGNLGRYALKPIGQGLVQGARRVLGGRIAVNSGSRAALGNTSRLGQRDLMNRLTLVWKDMKQYNAKLARETWTDMQQSLYGSAGVAGRATKDIRSLLGGRKALRTRQFAVARDRISAMDDREVLTLAAQLKLPTQFSLNKLRELVVQGLVKTNHRLVARPIAREARKAALGASRRDLTRAAFGAPRQRGESLSRRLLRGTGNLLTAGPRATYRTILEKDAGWSKAISQGVGTGHLLSSVSNEAAKGAALAAKTEAIKPDGEQQPVNGLKLLTDAVLNSLGFNPDYLSEKALGAGMTDAAKATNAGVGAGGMNDPVQLEDAPQVANP